From the Leucoraja erinacea ecotype New England chromosome 33, Leri_hhj_1, whole genome shotgun sequence genome, one window contains:
- the LOC129712681 gene encoding putative ubiquitin carboxyl-terminal hydrolase 50 isoform X1, giving the protein MEDNNSRARYYHLVPKYSNGSLFDSSVSSAGIERQDGGAGQTGLGNTGNTCYMNCILQCLSNTTPLVEYFITGAYADDISRGRGELSNAFSALVMDMWLGDSVYIFPDEVKRVLGKMHASFSDGTQQDAQELLLFFLNVLQNDLKRSSGVRNIETSIVTKLFQGQLSYLKLCLNCYHKSNQTENFLSLSLPMPTDSRCSIQDCLRLFFKEEVLSSRDQPFCSFCGQKQDQAESIQLLKAPDIIIIHLKRFESDDHGHRKLTSTVTFPLEDLDLTQYTTNPSSQQLKYQLYAVVNHTGTLDSGHYTAFCKNPVTQNWHEFNDAKVTSISEQKVQSPAAYVLFYNCVNFQWPQ; this is encoded by the exons ATGGAGGATAACAACAGCAG agCACGATACTACCACCTTGTCCCCAAGTACAGCAATGGCTCGCTGTTTGACTCCAGCGTCTCCAGCGCTGGCATCGAGCGGCAGGATGGGGGCGCCGGGCAGACAGGCCTGGGCAACACGGGCAACACCTGCTACATGAACTGCATCCTGCAGTGCCTGAGCAACACCACGCCACTGGTCGAGTACTTCATCACCGGGGCCTACGCTGATGATATAAGCAG AGGCCGTGGGGAGCTATCTAATGCCTTCTCGGCATTAGTGATGGACATGTGGTTGGGGGATAGTGTGTACATCTTTCCGGATGAAGTGAAGAGAGTTCTGGGAAAGATGCACGCTTCCTTCTCCGATGGGACCCAGCAAGATGCCCAGGAGCTGCTTCTCTTCTTTCTCAACGTTCTCCAAAATGATCTGAAGAGA TCTTCAggtgtgagaaacatagaaacatcaatCGTTACAAAGTTGTTCCAAGGGCAACTGAGCTACTTAAAACTCTGCCTGAATTGTTACCACAAGTCCAACCAAACCGAGAACTTCCTGAGCCTCTCACTCCCCATGCCAACTGACAGCAGATGTTCCATTCAG GACTGTCTCAGGCTGTTCTTTAAAGAAGAGGTTCTGAGCTCGAGGGACCAGCCTTTCTGCTCCTTCTGCGGCCAGAAGCAGGACCAGGCAGAGAGTATCCAGCTGCTGAAGGCTCCTGACATCATCATCATCCACCTGAAGCG CTTTGAATCAGACGATCATGGCCACAGGAAACTGACGAGCACGGTGACTTTTCCACTTGAAGATCTCGATCTGACACAGTACACAACCAATCCATCAAGTCAGCAGCTGAAGTATCAGCTCTATGCTGTGGTG AACCACACCGGCACCTTGGACAGTGGCCACTACACAGCCTTCTGCAAGAACCCAGTGACACAGAACTGGCATGAGTTCAACGATGCAAAAGTAACCAGCATTTCTGAGCAGAAGGTCCAGTCGCCAGCAGCCTATGTACTCTTCTATAATTGTGTGAATTTTCAATGGCCTCAATAA
- the LOC129712681 gene encoding putative ubiquitin carboxyl-terminal hydrolase 50 isoform X2, whose protein sequence is MEDNNSSVSSAGIERQDGGAGQTGLGNTGNTCYMNCILQCLSNTTPLVEYFITGAYADDISRGRGELSNAFSALVMDMWLGDSVYIFPDEVKRVLGKMHASFSDGTQQDAQELLLFFLNVLQNDLKRSSGVRNIETSIVTKLFQGQLSYLKLCLNCYHKSNQTENFLSLSLPMPTDSRCSIQDCLRLFFKEEVLSSRDQPFCSFCGQKQDQAESIQLLKAPDIIIIHLKRFESDDHGHRKLTSTVTFPLEDLDLTQYTTNPSSQQLKYQLYAVVNHTGTLDSGHYTAFCKNPVTQNWHEFNDAKVTSISEQKVQSPAAYVLFYNCVNFQWPQ, encoded by the exons ATGGAGGATAACAACAGCAG CGTCTCCAGCGCTGGCATCGAGCGGCAGGATGGGGGCGCCGGGCAGACAGGCCTGGGCAACACGGGCAACACCTGCTACATGAACTGCATCCTGCAGTGCCTGAGCAACACCACGCCACTGGTCGAGTACTTCATCACCGGGGCCTACGCTGATGATATAAGCAG AGGCCGTGGGGAGCTATCTAATGCCTTCTCGGCATTAGTGATGGACATGTGGTTGGGGGATAGTGTGTACATCTTTCCGGATGAAGTGAAGAGAGTTCTGGGAAAGATGCACGCTTCCTTCTCCGATGGGACCCAGCAAGATGCCCAGGAGCTGCTTCTCTTCTTTCTCAACGTTCTCCAAAATGATCTGAAGAGA TCTTCAggtgtgagaaacatagaaacatcaatCGTTACAAAGTTGTTCCAAGGGCAACTGAGCTACTTAAAACTCTGCCTGAATTGTTACCACAAGTCCAACCAAACCGAGAACTTCCTGAGCCTCTCACTCCCCATGCCAACTGACAGCAGATGTTCCATTCAG GACTGTCTCAGGCTGTTCTTTAAAGAAGAGGTTCTGAGCTCGAGGGACCAGCCTTTCTGCTCCTTCTGCGGCCAGAAGCAGGACCAGGCAGAGAGTATCCAGCTGCTGAAGGCTCCTGACATCATCATCATCCACCTGAAGCG CTTTGAATCAGACGATCATGGCCACAGGAAACTGACGAGCACGGTGACTTTTCCACTTGAAGATCTCGATCTGACACAGTACACAACCAATCCATCAAGTCAGCAGCTGAAGTATCAGCTCTATGCTGTGGTG AACCACACCGGCACCTTGGACAGTGGCCACTACACAGCCTTCTGCAAGAACCCAGTGACACAGAACTGGCATGAGTTCAACGATGCAAAAGTAACCAGCATTTCTGAGCAGAAGGTCCAGTCGCCAGCAGCCTATGTACTCTTCTATAATTGTGTGAATTTTCAATGGCCTCAATAA